One region of Sebastes fasciatus isolate fSebFas1 chromosome 1, fSebFas1.pri, whole genome shotgun sequence genomic DNA includes:
- the camk1ga gene encoding calcium/calmodulin-dependent protein kinase IGa: protein MGRKEIICSWKKNTSNIKDVFDFKGKMGSGSFSEVFMVREKKTGMLYALKCLKKKHLAHSNLENEINVLRRIQHENVVGLEDFYESRTHYYLVMQLVSGGELFDRIVDKGVYTEKDASTVIKQVLQAVSYLHENSIVHRDLKPENLLYYDTDENAKIMVSDFGLSKTMEHGVMSTACGTPGYVAPEVLAQKPYSKAVDCWSIGVITYILLSGYPPFFEDNESRLFSKIMRAEYAFHSPFWDNISESAKDFIRNLMEKNPTKRFLTEQALRHPWIAGNTAKDLDIHQSVCEQMERNFAKSKWKQAFNVASVVHHMKKLQMSLTEPPPSHICMPNIEVQSSQKDQEALEPHRDEAKSLDPNGNLVRAANHLSCSNPESGRGLCPPLRACHSQPGNALAVDEPREVNKFLSAIDAPFRPSKSMDAVSQRKDQSFQSGVCSVM, encoded by the exons GGGGTCTTTTTCAGAGGTCTTTATggtgagagagaagaaaacaggAATGCTGTACGCCCTGAAGTGTCTGAAGAAAAAGCACCTCGCCCATAGCAACCTTGAAAATGAAATCAATGTATTGAgaag GATACAGCACGAAAACGTGGTGGGACTAGAGGATTTCTATGAGAGTCGAACACACTATTACCTGGTCATGCAACT ggtgtCGGGTGGGGAGCTATTTGATCGCATTGTAGACAAGGGGGTTTACACAGAGAAGGATGCCAGCACGGTGATCAAACAGGTGCTGCAGGCTGTCAGCTACCTGCACGAAAACAGCATCGTACACCGGGACCTCAAG cCTGAGAACCTGCTGTACTATGATACAGATGAGAATGCTAAGATCATGGTCAGTGACTTTGGTCTGTCTAAGACGATGGAGCATGGTGTGATGTCCACAGCCTGTGGTACACCAGGATATGTTG CCCCTGAGGTTTTGGCCCAGAAACCCTACAGCAAAGCAGTGGACTGCTGGTCCATTGGAGTTATCACTTACATCCT GCTCAGCGGCTACCCTCCATTCTTCGAAGATAACGAGAGTCGTCTGTTTTCCAAGATCATGAGAGCCGAGTACGCCTTCCATTCACCTTTCTGGGACAACATCTCCGAGTCAG CCAAAGACTTTATCAGGAATCTGATGGAGAAAAACCCCACGAAACGCTTCCTCACCGAGCAGGCACTCAGACACCCGTG GATTGCTGGAAACACAGCTAAAGACCTTGACATTCATCAGTCTGTCTGTGAACAGATGGAGAGAAACTTTGCCAAATCCAAATGGAAG CAAGCCTTCAACGTAGCCTCAGTAGTCCACCACATGAAGAAACTGCAGATGTCCCTCACCGAGCCTCCCCCCTCACACATCTGCATGCCCAACATCGAAGTACAGTCCTCCCAGAAAGACCAGGAGGCGCTGGAACCCCACCGCGATGAGGCCAAAAGCCTCGACCCAAACGGGAATCTTGTTCGCGCGGCCAATCATTTATCCTGCAGTAATCCTGAGTCGGGCAGAGGTCTCTGTCCGCCGCTGAGAGCCTGTCACAGTCAGCCCGGCAACGCCCTCGCCGTCGATGAACCAAGAGAGGTCAATAAGTTCCTTTCAGCGATCGATGCTCCTTTCAGGCCATCCAAGAG CATGGACGCTGTGTCTCAGAGGAAGGACCAGTCGTTTCAGTCTGGAGTGTGTTCTGTCATGTGA